Proteins encoded together in one Impatiens glandulifera chromosome 1, dImpGla2.1, whole genome shotgun sequence window:
- the LOC124938277 gene encoding nuclear poly(A) polymerase 1-like, with product MEIPVSKNGTKGKQLGVSQPISLRGPTDFDIAKTRELEKYLVDVGLYESVEEAVSREQVLGRLDQIVKIWVKSVSRAKGLNEQQVQEANAKIFTFGSYRLGVHSSGADINTLCVGPRHVTREDDFFGELHRILLEMPEVTELQPIPDAHVPVMRFRINGVSIDLLYARLLLWVIPEDLDISQDSILQNADEKTVRSLNGLRDTDQILHLVPNVESFRKTLRCMKFWAKQRGIYSNIVGFLGGINWALLVARVCQLYPNALPSMLVSLFFKVYTHWRWPNPVLLCGIEEGPFDLQVWDPRRNHMDRLHLMPIITPSYPCMNSSYSVSSSTLCIITEEFQRGNEICEDMEANNTGWDTLFEPYPFFKAHKNYLQIEIAAAAADDLMKWKGWVQSRRRQLTLKIERDTYNMLQCHPHPGEFSDKSKPFHCYYFMGLQRKKGVPTNEGQQFDIRMTVEEFNQSVGLYTHWKLGMEMNVSHVKRKNIPCFVFPDSVRPVKASVHTEKDKTSDEGTSERIEYQKKSKREVDNVENLSMNLMSGLSLND from the exons ATGGAAATCCCTGTTTCTAAGAATGGGACAAAGGGCAAGCAACTAGGAGTCTCTCAACCAATATCTTTGAGGGGTCCCACAGATTTCGACATTGCCAAAACCCGCGAACTTGAAAAG TATTTAGTTGATGTGGGCTTGTATGAGAGTGTGGAAGAAGCTGTGAGCAGGGAACAAGTTCTTGGGAGATTGGATCAG ATTGTGAAGATTTGGGTTAAATCTGTAAGTCGTGCCAAGGGTTTGAATGAACAACAAGTACAAGAGGCGAATGCTAAGATATTCACCTTTGGTTCTTATCGGCTTGGG GTGCATAGTTCTGGCGCTGATATAAATACACTATGTGTTGGGCCACGACATGTAACACGAGAA GATGATTTTTTTGGTGAACTCCATCGAATATTGTTGGAGATGCCTGAAGTGACAGAGTTGCAACCTATTCCTGATGCTCATGTTCCAGTGATGAGATTCAGGATCAATGGGGTTTCAATAGACCTTCTATATGCAAGACTCTTACTTTGGGTTATCCCTGAA GACTTGGACATCTCTCAAGATTCGATATTGCAGAATGCTGATGAAAAAACTGTTAGAAGTCTAAATGGCTTGCGTGATACTGACCAGATTCTACATTTGGTACCAAATGTCGAG TCTTTTCGCAAAACATTGAGATGTATGAAATTTTGGGCGAAGCAAAGGGGTATTTATTCTAAT ATTGTAGGGTTTTTAGGTGGTATTAATTGGGCACTTTTAGTTGCTCGTGTATGCCAGTTGTATCCCAATGCTCTTCCCAGCATGCTGGTGTCTCTATTTTTTAAGGTTTATACACATTGGCGTTGGCCTAATCCTGTATTGCTATGTGGCATTGAAGAAGGACCTTTTGATCTGCAAGTTTGGGATCCACGGCGGAACCATATGGATAGGCTCCACTTGATGCCTATCATAACCCCTTCATATCCTTGCATGAATTCCAGCTATAGTGTGTCATCAAGTACTTTGTGTATCATCACAGAAGAATTTCAGCGGGGAAATGAAATATGTGAG GATATGGAGGCTAACAATACTGGATGGGACACCCTGTTTGAACCTTATCCATTTTTTAAAGCacacaaaaattatttgcaGATTGAAATTGCAGCTGCAGCAGCAGATGACCTCATGAAGTGGAAAGGATGGGTTCAGTCTCGTCGTCGTCAACTTACACTGAAG ATAGAGAGGGACACTTACAATATGCTTCAGTGCCACCCTCACCCAGGGGAGTTTTCAGATAAATCCAAACCCTTCCATTGCTATTACTTCATGGGTCTTCAACGTAAGAAAGGAGTTCCAACAAATGAAGGTCAGCAGTTCGATATAAGGATGACCGTAGAGGAATTTAATCAATCTGTTGGATTGTATACACATTGGAAGCTAGGTATGGAAATGAATGTAAGTCATGTGAAGAGAAAAAACATACCATGTTTTGTATTTCCTGATAGTGTTCGGCCTGTAAAGGCTTCGGTCCATACTGAGAAAGACAAGACAAGTGACGAAGGCACATCAGAGAGAATAGAATATCAGAAAAAGAGTAAGAGGGAAGTTGATAATGTGGAGAACCTTTCTATGAATCTTATGTCTGGCCTTTCATTAAATGATTGA
- the LOC124938250 gene encoding uncharacterized protein LOC124938250 produces the protein MLMRVGSSHIHTYLLHGKIKSARKSTEARRREPIEDSGGGQFRPSFQLKVPNIILARSGIAVFGLGFLDAGYSGDWSRIEVISKENEELLKLAAFVIIPLCLVLIFSFSQKDED, from the exons ATGTTGATGAGAGTTGGTTCCAGCCACATACATACTTATCTTCTTCATGGGAAGATCAAAAGTGCTAGAAAATCAACTGAAGCTCGAAGAAGAGAACCAATTGAAGATTCTGGAGGAGGCCAGTTTCGACCCAGTTTTCAACTCAAAGTCCCCAACATAATTCTTGCTCGTTCGGGGATTGCTGTATTTGGATTGGGATTTCTTGATGCAGG GTACAGTGGAGATTGGTCAAGAATCGAAGTGATATCCAAGGAAAATGAGGAGCTTTTGAAGCTTGCAGCTTTTGTTATCATCCCTTTGTGTTTGGTCCTAATTTTTTCATTCTCGCAGAAGGATGAAGATTGA